Below is a genomic region from Atribacteraceae bacterium.
AACGCATGCCCACCATGAAAGGGAGGTGAAATCGGTGACCGGGAAAATAGTCCATAATAGAATCATCAACCTTTTGGAGCGGGGCTTGGATGCCTCGGCCTTCCGGCATGGGATCCTGGCCGGTAATGTGTCCAACGTGGAAACGCCGGGATATCGTCGGTTCGACATGGATTTTACCGGGTACCTGGAAGCCGGGATTCAAAAGCAAACAGCGAAGCTTCCGCTTGTGTTCACTCATGAAAACCATTTCCGCGAAGGGCCATACCGGATCAAGGGTCTCGAAAAAGAAATGGAAGAATTTGCCGTCCGGCAGGACGCCTCAGGGGTTGATATCGAAAAAGAAATGACTTTGGTTCTGCAGAACGCCCTCTATCATCAAATTCTGTCCCGTATAATTTCCGATAGGCTAAGCGGGCTGCGCAACGTTATCCGGGAGGTCCGATAACCATGAAACTTTTCCGTCATCTTGATATCAGCGCCTCCGCCCTCACTGCCGGACGCTTTCGCATGGATGTTATCGCCACCAACATCGCCAACGCGGAGTCCACCCGTACGGAGAACGGCGAGGTTTTCCGCCGCAGACAGGTCGTCTTCCAGCCGATCAGGGAAACCGGCGGAGTAAAAGTGGTACGGGTCATGGAAGATCAGGTCACACCTACCCGCTTTGTCTACCAGCCCGGCCATCCCGACGCGAATCCCAGCGGGTATGTCGAATTTCCCAATGTGATTATGGTCAATGAAATGGTGGACCTGATGGCCGCTACCCGAGCCTATGAAGCCAATATCACCGTATTGAATGCATCCCGGGAAATCATCAATGCCAGCCTGGGCATTGGAAGGTAAATCGGTGAACCGTGATCAGTGATCGGCGTTCAATCAATTGCCTTGCTCCATCACTGATCACGGTACTTTACAGGAGAGTGGATCGATGATTATTCGTGATTTGACGTCGATATATAACGGATTGAAGTCTTTGCCCGGAACGGAACAGGAGAAAGTTGGACCGGGACCGTCTGGTTTCGGTAACGCGTTGACCGACGCCCTGCAGGAGGTCAATGAACTGCAGCATGCGGCGAATAAGGAGATCGAGAGCGTGGTCCTGGGAACGGAGCAAAACGTCCACCAGGCGCTTATCGCCATGGAGAAAGCCGGTATCGCTATGCAGTTGACGATCCAAATACGAAACAGAGTGGTTGAAGCTTATCAGGAAATCATGAGAATACAGGTATAGATAGAATGCAAAGACCATTTTCCGATCTCCAGAGCCAGCTTAAAAAAGTCTGGGGCGGGATGAGCCAGGGCCAGAAGATCGTCTTCCTAATGATCAGCGCAACCCTGATTGCAGGATTGATTACTGTGGTAATTTATTCCGGCCGGCCTGACTTTGCCGCCATTTACCAGCAGTTGGGTCCGGAAGAGGCTGGGCAAGTGGTGGATAAGCTTCGGGAACTCAATATTCCCTACCGGATTTCCGCGGGAGGGACCCGTATCGAGGTTCCCCAAGATCAGGTCCATGCGGTGCGCATGCGCATGGCCCAGGAGGGCATCCCTCCCCGGGGAACCGGCTTCGAACTATTTGACCGGGGCACTTTTGGGTTGACCAATTTCTTGCAGCGGGTCAATTACCAGCGAGGACTCCAGGGAGAACTGGAACGAACCATCATGCAGCTCGAGGGAGTGGAGAGCGCCCGGGTTCACTTGGTCATGCCCGAAGACGGGCTATTCCTGGATGAACGCCGAGAACCTACCGCTTCTGTGGTACTCCGGATGCGTCCAACTGCAACGTTAGGGGAACCGCAAACCGAAGCTATCACTAGCCTGGTGGCCAACAGCGTCGAGGGTCTCAATCCGAACCGGGTGACCATTGTCGACGACCGGGGGAATATCCTGGCTACAGGCACGGATGAAGCCAGTTGGACCTCGCTTTCCGGTTTTTCGGCCATGCAACTGGCCATGAAGAGAGATTATGAAGACGGGCTGACCCGCCGGATCCAAAGCATGCTCGAAAGCGTCCTGGGGTACCGGCGGGCAGTCGTGAGGGTCAGTGCCGACATTGATTTCGAACGCCGGGAGGGAGA
It encodes:
- the fliE gene encoding flagellar hook-basal body complex protein FliE; its protein translation is MIIRDLTSIYNGLKSLPGTEQEKVGPGPSGFGNALTDALQEVNELQHAANKEIESVVLGTEQNVHQALIAMEKAGIAMQLTIQIRNRVVEAYQEIMRIQV
- the flgB gene encoding flagellar basal body rod protein FlgB; this encodes MTGKIVHNRIINLLERGLDASAFRHGILAGNVSNVETPGYRRFDMDFTGYLEAGIQKQTAKLPLVFTHENHFREGPYRIKGLEKEMEEFAVRQDASGVDIEKEMTLVLQNALYHQILSRIISDRLSGLRNVIREVR
- the fliF gene encoding flagellar basal-body MS-ring/collar protein FliF translates to MQRPFSDLQSQLKKVWGGMSQGQKIVFLMISATLIAGLITVVIYSGRPDFAAIYQQLGPEEAGQVVDKLRELNIPYRISAGGTRIEVPQDQVHAVRMRMAQEGIPPRGTGFELFDRGTFGLTNFLQRVNYQRGLQGELERTIMQLEGVESARVHLVMPEDGLFLDERREPTASVVLRMRPTATLGEPQTEAITSLVANSVEGLNPNRVTIVDDRGNILATGTDEASWTSLSGFSAMQLAMKRDYEDGLTRRIQSMLESVLGYRRAVVRVSADIDFERREGEKEIFEPITGTEGIPRSIQETEERYEGGGQFPGGVPGIGSNIPVYGTEEPPQEHGTYSRRDSTVNFEINRITERFAVSPGRLNRLSVAVLVDDTLLPEDLVRVNEAVRAASGADPARGDVVIVEAVPFNPEIWEEERRALETRRLLEFIELFAKYGILAALLILMFIMGRRILAAATATPEEVFAEFYEDDKEYGEAGEGEEELVPVRLGDLSREEKMRMELQGHMESEIKKLLQSNPEDGAKLIRNWLVEE
- the flgC gene encoding flagellar basal body rod protein FlgC, encoding MKLFRHLDISASALTAGRFRMDVIATNIANAESTRTENGEVFRRRQVVFQPIRETGGVKVVRVMEDQVTPTRFVYQPGHPDANPSGYVEFPNVIMVNEMVDLMAATRAYEANITVLNASREIINASLGIGR